GAATCTAATTCAGATGATTTTAATGATCATATTAAATATTTAAGTGAGGTTGCATCTAAGAGATATTTTATTGGTGGTGGATTCTCAAATGCAGATGGTGGAATGATGATTTTTCAAGCCAAAGACCTAACAGAAGCAAAAGAAATTGCTAATAATGATCCTTTAATAAAAAGAAACCTATATAGGTGCGAGTTGTTTGAATGGGACTTAGTAATTCTTTCCGATGAAATTCAACAAAAATAAGAGAACTTCCTCCTGGCT
The genomic region above belongs to Psychrilyobacter piezotolerans and contains:
- a CDS encoding YciI family protein — translated: MKKGDKLFARIDYKIEGNESNSDDFNDHIKYLSEVASKRYFIGGGFSNADGGMMIFQAKDLTEAKEIANNDPLIKRNLYRCELFEWDLVILSDEIQQK